In Streptomyces sp. NBC_00341, the DNA window GCACGGCGCGTACGGTCATCAGGGCCGGATCGCCGGGGCCCAGCCCGACTCCGTACAGCCGGCCGTTCTTCTGCTCGCTCACGCTTACTCTTCCTCGCTGGCGATCGCGTTGAGGGCGGCGGCCGCCATGGCGCTGCCGCCCCGCCGGCCGCGCACGATCAGATGGTCGAGCCCGGACGCGTGTGCGGCCAGGGCGTCCTTGGACTCGGCCGCGCCGATGAAGCCGACCGGCACACCGATGACGGCGGCGGGGCGCGGCGCGCCCTCCTCGATCAGTTCGAGCAGCCGGAACAGGGCGGTGGGCGCGTTGCCGACGGCGACGACCGCGCCGTCCAGCCGGTCGCGCCACAGCTCCAGGGCGGCCGCGCTGCGGGTGGTGCCGAGTTCCGCCGCGAGAGCGGGC includes these proteins:
- a CDS encoding precorrin-8X methylmutase, which encodes MHQYEKDGPAIYRQSFATIRAEADLSGLPADVSQVAVRMIHACGMVDLVRDLAFTPDVVARAREALRAGAPILCDVAMVASGVTRKRLPAGNEVVCTLSDPAVPALAAELGTTRSAAALELWRDRLDGAVVAVGNAPTALFRLLELIEEGAPRPAAVIGVPVGFIGAAESKDALAAHASGLDHLIVRGRRGGSAMAAAALNAIASEEE